The following proteins are co-located in the Leptospira sp. GIMC2001 genome:
- a CDS encoding adenylate/guanylate cyclase domain-containing protein — MQPNRKLFKHILSSIILSVIIFACLAILSCSQAKEKESIVVDGYLDLRNHDFAHSKPISLRGDWSFYPGEFLGPDSAKDTRQSMDKVNWEYMGVPGTWTIPKEKYSKFPSNYKATYRLLIDFPEEEKLNSKIAIQMPTVLSAYRLYWNGKFLAEEGSVDEPGSPYINSPVTRILELPIVESNKNELLIHVSNELISNAGIRFPILLANKERIEQDGFFSYVLVTFLFGALTIIGLYHIGYYFARRSDLAPFYFGTFAISIGIWLAQATERLIPKLIPSLSWGVSTRLEYGSFYAGIFLFPLFISSVFPKKNFPLFRKVIVLPSIALFVSVFFLPFPIFLDTLPYAQGFAGLSVIYCFMVIVQAFWKKELGGSSMFLSFLILAFTVIHDLFVSAFALDSSYVAPFGFLAFILAQSFILALFHSQTYNRLEELRDHLEQTVADRTATLHALNDLTRKINTTKEIDSIVHLTSAYMMSELGMNRMFLALVDAEKNEVITHGGIIGEAKEEDQKFFKELSAKINPELGTIYRTIQKKKTVQIVLARTKDAFYGMDQKVIEYFKPKVIIEIPVVLDNEVLGVMVIDPGERVNKNKLSELESVVSQIAGSIQSARLIQTIHKQKDDSETLAILARETNRGASIEELLEPVAFTLNARLGKINLALYTANDDASLLELKGGFNNGELDSIQNYSDFIQKISSDPLKGGIHAQIFQRGKTFHSPRVNQKALEHSEIDRKLYEIWKYDWFMIVPLMLKGRCTGLLSVSGNKTDSIPRNNLPFIEKCADLIAGAVQNLQLVEQVRLEQRQSEKERDNNEILAKLSKEVVEGVGFNQILSTISSYLEDLIGKHNIGFYLCDEDAKNLIFTASTRDGRIVSFEEIPESVRIVPLIKESGSMYRCHSKNRQVYFPKIPKELIETSTVDRVIQQYFNLDWVLVVPISKGNTVIGVIALSAFGDLNLSKSDRNRIQQIVGQIGGAIQSKMLLSAVEKERNTAKRLQEEAESAQQETEILAELARQANETINLKNLCSTFFDHLERHYAIKKQALFIVDTNNYTLEPVDGRGTEDPEVLQKWLNTFRINLKQDSGTLASTYKRQKSFYLKKIPKYLESKDLEIVNTLKPSSILQVPLVVQDQTVAIMIADSEKKLTNKDLTSIERLCSQIAGAVKVVTLLQSTQIAREEAVVAKEEAEVAREESDHLLENVLPKSIAKELKENGSVEPVLYESVSVLFTDFVGFTTAASTMSPAELIQELDGCFSQFDEVVSRNNLEKLKTIGDAYMCAGGLPIPSEHHAIDTVLAALEFRAFMQQMAEVKEHLGFPFWQIRIGIHTGPVTAGVIGNNKFAYDIWGDTVNIASRMESSGEPGKVNISSDTYEIIKDMFDCEYRGKVKAKGKGELDMYFVHRIKEEFSADVDGLLPNAMFEMARTAAA, encoded by the coding sequence ATGCAACCTAACCGTAAATTATTCAAGCATATCTTATCTTCTATCATTCTTTCTGTGATCATATTTGCTTGCCTTGCAATCCTATCCTGCTCCCAAGCCAAAGAAAAAGAATCAATCGTTGTAGATGGATACTTAGATTTACGGAATCACGATTTCGCACATAGCAAACCAATATCTTTACGAGGAGATTGGAGTTTTTATCCGGGTGAGTTCTTAGGCCCCGATTCTGCAAAGGACACACGCCAATCCATGGATAAAGTTAATTGGGAATACATGGGTGTACCTGGAACGTGGACGATACCTAAAGAGAAATACTCTAAATTCCCAAGCAATTACAAGGCAACTTATCGATTGCTGATAGATTTTCCCGAGGAAGAGAAACTCAATTCTAAAATCGCAATTCAAATGCCAACAGTTCTTTCTGCATACCGACTTTATTGGAATGGGAAATTTCTTGCAGAAGAAGGAAGTGTCGATGAGCCGGGTAGCCCATACATAAATTCTCCTGTAACTCGTATTCTCGAGTTACCGATTGTTGAAAGTAATAAAAACGAACTTCTTATTCATGTTTCTAATGAACTCATTTCCAATGCTGGAATTCGTTTTCCTATTCTTTTGGCTAATAAAGAGCGCATCGAGCAAGACGGATTTTTTTCTTATGTTTTAGTAACATTTTTATTTGGCGCCCTCACAATTATCGGATTATATCATATCGGATATTATTTTGCGAGAAGATCGGATTTAGCCCCTTTTTATTTTGGAACATTTGCAATCTCCATCGGTATATGGTTAGCACAAGCTACTGAAAGATTGATTCCGAAATTAATTCCTAGTTTATCATGGGGAGTTTCGACTCGATTGGAATATGGATCTTTTTATGCAGGAATATTTCTATTCCCTTTATTTATTTCATCTGTTTTTCCCAAGAAAAATTTCCCTCTTTTTAGAAAAGTAATTGTTCTTCCATCCATTGCCTTATTTGTTTCTGTATTTTTTCTACCTTTCCCCATATTCTTGGATACTCTTCCTTATGCTCAAGGCTTTGCTGGACTATCGGTTATTTATTGTTTTATGGTAATAGTCCAAGCGTTTTGGAAAAAGGAACTTGGCGGCAGTTCCATGTTTTTGTCTTTCTTGATTCTTGCTTTTACTGTGATTCATGATCTTTTTGTTTCTGCGTTTGCATTGGATTCAAGTTATGTTGCTCCTTTTGGTTTCTTGGCATTCATTTTGGCTCAGTCGTTTATTCTTGCCTTGTTCCACTCTCAGACTTACAATCGCTTGGAAGAACTGAGAGATCATTTAGAGCAAACAGTCGCAGACAGAACGGCGACTCTTCATGCACTCAATGATCTAACAAGAAAAATCAATACTACAAAAGAAATTGATTCCATCGTTCATCTTACTTCGGCTTATATGATGAGTGAACTTGGTATGAATCGAATGTTTCTTGCTCTAGTAGATGCTGAAAAAAATGAAGTTATAACACATGGCGGTATAATCGGTGAGGCTAAAGAGGAAGACCAAAAGTTTTTTAAAGAACTCAGTGCAAAAATCAATCCAGAACTCGGAACAATCTATAGAACGATTCAGAAGAAGAAAACTGTACAAATTGTTCTAGCCAGAACAAAAGATGCTTTCTATGGAATGGATCAAAAGGTAATCGAATACTTTAAACCAAAAGTGATAATAGAAATTCCGGTTGTTCTTGACAACGAAGTTCTCGGTGTGATGGTCATTGATCCGGGAGAAAGGGTTAACAAGAATAAATTGAGCGAACTAGAAAGCGTGGTCTCGCAGATTGCAGGATCCATCCAAAGTGCAAGATTGATTCAGACAATCCACAAACAAAAAGATGATAGTGAAACCTTGGCGATTCTTGCCCGCGAAACCAACCGAGGAGCATCCATTGAAGAGCTTCTTGAACCAGTAGCTTTTACTTTAAATGCACGACTTGGAAAAATAAATTTAGCACTCTATACAGCCAATGATGATGCAAGCTTACTTGAGTTAAAGGGAGGATTCAATAATGGAGAATTGGATTCAATTCAGAATTATTCCGATTTTATTCAAAAAATATCTTCCGATCCACTCAAAGGAGGAATTCATGCTCAGATCTTTCAGCGTGGGAAAACTTTTCATTCCCCTCGTGTTAACCAAAAGGCATTAGAACATTCAGAAATAGATAGAAAATTGTACGAAATCTGGAAATATGATTGGTTTATGATCGTCCCTCTCATGCTGAAAGGAAGATGTACGGGACTGCTCTCGGTTTCAGGTAATAAAACTGATTCGATTCCCAGAAACAATCTGCCCTTTATAGAAAAATGTGCTGACCTTATCGCGGGAGCTGTACAGAACTTGCAATTGGTTGAGCAAGTAAGACTCGAACAAAGACAATCGGAAAAAGAACGAGATAATAATGAAATACTGGCAAAGCTTTCCAAAGAAGTGGTAGAAGGCGTTGGTTTCAATCAAATTCTATCGACCATATCTTCCTATTTAGAAGATCTTATTGGCAAACACAATATTGGATTTTATCTCTGCGATGAGGACGCTAAGAATTTGATATTTACGGCATCAACAAGAGATGGTCGGATAGTAAGCTTTGAAGAAATTCCTGAAAGCGTGCGCATCGTTCCCCTCATTAAAGAAAGCGGTAGTATGTATAGATGTCATTCGAAGAATAGACAGGTCTATTTTCCCAAAATACCTAAAGAATTAATTGAAACGTCCACAGTTGATAGAGTGATCCAGCAATATTTCAATTTAGATTGGGTTCTTGTAGTTCCGATTTCAAAAGGTAACACAGTGATAGGTGTTATTGCACTTTCAGCTTTTGGAGATTTGAATTTGTCGAAATCCGATAGAAATAGAATTCAACAAATTGTTGGCCAAATTGGTGGAGCCATTCAAAGTAAAATGTTATTGTCTGCTGTGGAAAAAGAAAGAAATACAGCAAAAAGGCTTCAAGAAGAAGCAGAATCCGCTCAACAAGAAACGGAAATTCTAGCTGAACTTGCAAGACAAGCAAATGAAACAATCAATCTTAAGAATCTCTGCTCAACTTTTTTTGATCATCTAGAGAGACATTATGCAATAAAAAAACAGGCTCTTTTCATTGTAGATACTAACAATTACACACTTGAACCTGTAGATGGACGTGGAACGGAAGATCCAGAGGTATTGCAAAAATGGCTGAATACCTTTCGCATCAACTTGAAGCAAGACTCTGGAACTCTCGCGTCCACTTACAAAAGACAAAAATCTTTTTATCTCAAAAAAATTCCCAAATATTTAGAAAGTAAAGATCTCGAAATTGTAAATACATTGAAACCGAGTTCCATCCTCCAGGTGCCGCTCGTTGTTCAAGACCAAACTGTTGCGATTATGATTGCAGACTCCGAAAAAAAGCTCACAAATAAAGATCTCACATCGATTGAACGTTTATGCAGCCAGATCGCTGGAGCTGTAAAAGTGGTAACTCTTCTCCAGTCCACACAAATTGCCAGAGAAGAAGCCGTTGTTGCCAAGGAAGAAGCGGAGGTCGCTCGAGAAGAGTCGGATCATTTGTTGGAGAATGTTCTACCGAAATCCATTGCCAAAGAGTTAAAAGAAAATGGAAGCGTTGAACCAGTATTATACGAATCTGTATCTGTTCTATTTACGGATTTTGTAGGATTCACAACTGCCGCATCAACAATGAGTCCAGCTGAACTCATCCAAGAATTGGATGGATGCTTTTCACAATTTGATGAAGTTGTAAGTCGAAACAATCTAGAAAAATTGAAAACCATAGGCGATGCTTATATGTGTGCTGGAGGTTTGCCCATTCCCAGCGAACACCATGCAATTGATACTGTTCTTGCGGCTTTGGAATTTAGAGCATTTATGCAGCAGATGGCTGAAGTAAAAGAGCATTTGGGATTTCCCTTTTGGCAGATCCGCATCGGAATTCACACGGGGCCGGTAACTGCTGGAGTAATTGGAAATAATAAATTTGCCTATGACATCTGGGGAGACACGGTAAATATAGCTAGTCGTATGGAATCTTCCGGCGAACCCGGCAAGGTGAACATTTCAAGTGATACTTATGAGATCATTAAAGATATGTTTGATTGTGAATATCGTGGTAAGGTAAAGGCCAAGGGTAAGGGTGAGCTTGATATGTATTTTGTCCATAGAATCAAAGAAGAATTCTCAGCTGATGTGGATGGGCTTTTACCCAATGCAATGTTTGAAATGGCACGGACAGCCGCCGCATAA
- a CDS encoding Lcl domain-containing protein has translation MDILKIREYTILQFRNLFIIKILIVSIFFTNCQNTIGKEDLDPDNPLGLLLQLYPFIVTIPNTKEIKFLFIPETKSYGIINGTKINITVPFQTGLTNLKTNLFHDGRSIQYEGIDFNPELTSLDFTTKIYLNVIARDESNKNYEIQVSEGLADSKELLNFQFDELDVRGIISTNTVFLNVPFGTDLSNLAPTFSHSGAKVYAVSGGIQGEEQIPRETRKNFNNSQAYRIVASDGSTQDYTISVNLSSEDSNNIEQVLINGNKGTTIGDIIYFIFPSNQDISSIPIIISHKGKLARINGNPHKNGESLYNLNINLILEIEAFNGSVRRYSIRSGISVAPGTFSPSFTNNQNGTISDNNTGLIWMRCILSNVPGVPRTGTWCVDTAIGNYSYCNSNTNDCNGGTSTGSYGDFVGGSNSSSNTAWRACNLANTTPDGGYGGRTNWRLPRLNELQSIIDYAGELNASGFAGKPYRTFFPMGSGGGQYNFFQWTASTFSVGNTLSYKVWGTTGAVETESKTTVNAVRCVSSP, from the coding sequence ATGGACATTTTAAAAATACGAGAATATACTATATTGCAATTTAGAAATCTATTTATTATAAAAATATTAATAGTATCTATCTTTTTTACCAATTGCCAAAATACCATTGGAAAAGAAGATCTTGATCCGGATAATCCATTAGGACTTTTATTGCAACTCTATCCATTTATAGTTACAATTCCAAACACCAAGGAAATAAAGTTTCTGTTTATCCCGGAAACTAAATCCTATGGAATAATTAACGGTACAAAAATCAACATCACTGTCCCGTTTCAAACAGGATTAACAAATTTAAAGACGAATTTATTTCATGACGGTCGTTCGATTCAGTATGAAGGAATTGATTTCAATCCCGAACTTACTTCATTGGATTTTACAACAAAGATATATCTAAATGTCATCGCACGAGATGAATCAAATAAGAATTATGAAATTCAAGTTAGTGAAGGACTTGCTGATTCAAAGGAATTGTTAAACTTTCAATTTGACGAACTCGATGTTCGGGGAATTATTTCCACGAATACTGTTTTTTTAAATGTACCGTTTGGAACTGATTTATCCAATTTAGCTCCGACTTTCTCTCATTCTGGCGCAAAGGTTTATGCCGTTAGTGGAGGAATTCAAGGAGAAGAACAAATCCCTCGTGAAACAAGAAAAAATTTTAACAATTCACAAGCGTATAGGATTGTTGCTTCCGACGGATCAACGCAAGATTACACTATATCAGTAAATCTGAGTAGTGAAGATTCTAATAATATTGAACAAGTCTTAATTAATGGGAATAAAGGAACTACAATCGGAGATATTATTTATTTCATTTTTCCAAGCAATCAAGATATTTCTTCAATTCCCATTATTATTTCTCATAAAGGAAAATTAGCAAGAATCAATGGAAACCCGCATAAGAATGGCGAATCTCTATACAATTTAAATATCAACCTAATTTTGGAAATAGAAGCGTTCAATGGATCCGTTCGAAGATATTCAATTAGAAGTGGAATTTCCGTTGCGCCTGGTACTTTTTCTCCAAGCTTTACTAACAATCAGAATGGAACTATATCAGATAACAATACAGGTTTAATTTGGATGCGTTGTATACTAAGCAATGTTCCTGGTGTCCCAAGGACAGGAACATGGTGTGTGGATACTGCAATTGGAAACTATTCTTATTGTAATTCCAACACAAATGATTGTAATGGAGGAACGAGTACGGGAAGTTACGGTGATTTTGTAGGTGGATCGAATTCATCTTCTAATACTGCTTGGCGAGCATGTAACTTAGCTAATACGACTCCTGATGGCGGATATGGAGGCAGAACAAATTGGAGATTGCCGAGATTGAACGAGCTTCAATCTATAATTGATTATGCAGGAGAATTGAATGCCAGTGGATTTGCTGGTAAGCCTTACAGAACTTTTTTCCCGATGGGTAGTGGTGGAGGTCAGTACAATTTCTTTCAATGGACTGCCTCAACTTTTTCGGTAGGAAATACTTTATCATATAAAGTCTGGGGAACAACAGGAGCAGTGGAGACAGAATCTAAGACAACTGTGAATGCTGTTCGTTGCGTATCTAGTCCTTGA
- a CDS encoding adenylate/guanylate cyclase domain-containing protein — MKNKLTYFPLFYIVIYISLFFFDGSVIHSEDNQLKTYNTVKVIPFAEKGVLDLRDWDFERDGNIELKGEWNFYWNEFRNPISDLNDNGSKRYINVPGKWNDYKISDDEILSGEGHATYTLKVLMPENSPELGFKITDGQGSAYELFMNDSLVAKNGIIGDSYTEEKAEYLPQYGKISPNAELFISMLISNHIHRNGGFQTALEIDTLGRILSKREYNRLIEIFLLGVLLIISLYHFSLFFYRRKDKSALWFGLLCMVMALRLMMTGERLFIEAFPWMPFVINLKLEYIGYYALVTPFVMFLYGLFPQELTTIARRFFVYIPIAFIGLVILSPVSIFTESLFYFQILTILGMLYIMNILIRAVIKKRKGSRLIMLGFIIYFCTAINDLLFYNFYIGIGNLIPIGLFFFIFAQAAALAHRIADAFNSSEELSDNLELKVEKRTIDLENAKSEIFKMSEFTNRINSLNNLDDILSELTNYMYSNYEIAGSWLALTNESKEYLRTINFFSFHTLDPKVSEFLKDRIIPLNEESGFIYQVYKSQKPFFLKKIPNFDHKFNREILDSVGMNSFIIIPLIRNNECIGILNFTNFTQEMRIRKSDVRKISYICSQVAGSIDNNNLIEQVKRERESALKSKQISEKQKRFTESLNQLIKSLNEDLDLNTIMIKVSEYIKKNYNFHYYGLSIIGASGDNLLHAHSEIPEFVTHQEKEIIKNTIIKLNQDQGTHALAFNYKKPIFAQRIRASALSQEEQILYQLLKFESLVVIPLTLQNHPIGFLDLYNVGKISLTKEEITYLSILGEQLAGIIYSSKLYKQVEQEKERSDNLLENILPKSIAEELKSELSVKPQLIESATVLFTDFVGFTKIAESLSPEDLVRELDGCFSQFDEICKHNNLEKLKTIGDAYMCAGGLPVPNHSHPIEVCLAALEFRSFMLQMGEIKKALNLPFWELRIGIHTGSVTAGVIGTNKFAYDIWGDTVNTASRMESSGDPGRINISGATYELVKDFFECEYRGKIQAKGKGEVDMYFLLRIKPEYSVDSDGLVPNGKLRSNSENSNGHIAIHSH; from the coding sequence ATGAAAAATAAATTAACATATTTTCCTTTATTTTATATAGTAATTTATATATCTTTATTTTTTTTTGATGGCTCAGTAATCCATTCTGAAGATAATCAACTAAAAACTTATAACACTGTTAAAGTTATTCCTTTTGCTGAAAAGGGAGTTCTAGATCTTAGAGATTGGGATTTTGAGCGAGATGGAAATATTGAACTCAAGGGTGAATGGAATTTTTATTGGAATGAATTTCGAAATCCAATCAGTGATCTAAATGATAATGGATCAAAACGATATATAAATGTTCCAGGAAAATGGAACGATTACAAAATTTCTGATGATGAAATACTCTCAGGAGAAGGGCATGCGACTTATACTTTAAAAGTCTTGATGCCTGAGAATTCTCCAGAACTTGGATTCAAAATTACAGATGGCCAAGGATCTGCTTATGAATTGTTCATGAACGATTCATTGGTTGCAAAAAATGGAATCATCGGAGATTCATATACAGAGGAAAAAGCTGAGTATCTCCCTCAGTATGGAAAAATATCACCTAACGCAGAATTATTTATTTCAATGCTGATCTCCAATCATATTCATCGCAACGGAGGATTTCAGACAGCTTTAGAAATCGATACTCTTGGGAGAATTCTTTCCAAGCGAGAATATAATAGACTGATCGAAATATTTTTACTTGGTGTGCTTCTAATAATTTCGTTGTACCATTTTTCCTTATTCTTTTATAGACGAAAAGATAAATCTGCTTTGTGGTTTGGGCTTTTGTGTATGGTTATGGCACTTCGGCTGATGATGACTGGAGAACGTCTGTTTATCGAGGCTTTTCCTTGGATGCCTTTTGTTATAAATTTAAAACTAGAATATATTGGGTACTACGCACTTGTTACTCCATTTGTAATGTTTTTATATGGATTATTCCCTCAAGAACTCACAACGATCGCACGCAGATTTTTCGTTTATATTCCTATCGCATTCATTGGTTTGGTGATATTGTCGCCAGTTTCCATTTTTACAGAATCATTGTTCTATTTTCAAATTCTTACAATTCTGGGAATGTTGTACATAATGAATATTCTCATCAGGGCTGTAATCAAAAAAAGAAAAGGATCAAGATTGATCATGCTCGGATTTATTATTTACTTTTGCACAGCGATCAATGATTTATTATTCTATAATTTTTATATTGGAATTGGGAATTTAATTCCTATCGGATTATTCTTTTTTATCTTTGCCCAAGCCGCAGCGCTTGCGCATAGAATAGCGGATGCTTTCAATAGCAGCGAAGAACTCTCGGATAATTTGGAACTCAAAGTTGAGAAAAGAACTATAGATTTAGAGAACGCAAAATCTGAAATTTTCAAAATGAGTGAATTTACGAATCGAATCAATTCACTTAACAATCTTGATGATATTCTATCTGAATTGACAAACTATATGTATTCAAATTATGAAATTGCTGGCTCATGGCTTGCTTTGACCAATGAGAGTAAAGAATATCTCAGAACGATAAACTTTTTCTCATTTCATACACTTGATCCAAAAGTCAGTGAATTTTTGAAAGATCGTATCATTCCCTTAAACGAAGAAAGTGGATTCATCTATCAGGTATATAAGTCACAGAAGCCTTTTTTCTTAAAAAAAATTCCGAATTTTGATCATAAATTTAATAGGGAAATTTTGGATTCTGTAGGAATGAATTCTTTTATAATTATTCCTTTGATTAGGAATAATGAGTGTATTGGGATATTGAATTTTACTAATTTTACTCAGGAAATGCGAATACGAAAATCTGATGTTAGAAAAATTTCATATATTTGCTCACAGGTTGCTGGATCAATAGATAATAATAATTTAATTGAGCAAGTTAAAAGGGAAAGGGAATCCGCATTAAAGTCCAAGCAGATATCGGAAAAGCAAAAAAGATTTACAGAAAGTTTGAATCAGTTGATCAAGAGTTTAAATGAAGATCTAGACCTGAATACTATAATGATTAAGGTCTCAGAATATATTAAGAAAAATTATAATTTTCACTATTACGGATTGTCTATTATAGGTGCTTCCGGAGATAACTTGCTTCACGCACATTCTGAAATACCTGAATTTGTAACACATCAAGAAAAAGAAATTATAAAAAATACAATAATCAAACTCAATCAAGATCAAGGTACTCATGCTCTGGCATTCAATTATAAGAAACCAATTTTTGCCCAAAGGATTAGAGCATCGGCACTGTCCCAAGAAGAGCAAATACTCTATCAACTACTGAAATTTGAATCATTGGTTGTAATTCCTTTGACTTTGCAGAATCATCCAATAGGATTTCTTGATTTGTACAACGTTGGTAAAATCAGTTTAACGAAAGAAGAGATTACATACTTATCTATCTTAGGTGAGCAATTAGCTGGAATAATTTATAGTTCAAAACTTTATAAACAAGTTGAACAAGAAAAGGAACGATCTGATAATTTACTTGAAAACATTCTTCCAAAGTCTATAGCTGAAGAATTAAAATCGGAACTTTCTGTCAAACCCCAACTCATTGAATCGGCTACTGTGCTTTTTACAGATTTTGTTGGTTTTACTAAAATTGCAGAAAGCCTTTCACCTGAAGATTTAGTGAGAGAGCTAGATGGCTGCTTCAGTCAATTTGATGAAATCTGTAAGCACAACAATCTTGAAAAATTGAAAACCATCGGTGATGCATATATGTGTGCCGGTGGATTGCCCGTTCCTAATCATTCTCATCCGATAGAAGTTTGTCTCGCTGCATTAGAATTTCGTTCTTTTATGCTACAGATGGGGGAGATAAAGAAAGCATTGAATCTACCTTTTTGGGAACTACGTATTGGAATTCATACTGGCTCTGTTACAGCAGGTGTTATAGGAACAAATAAGTTTGCCTATGATATCTGGGGAGATACTGTGAATACAGCGAGTCGCATGGAGTCTTCGGGAGATCCAGGAAGAATCAATATTTCCGGTGCGACTTATGAACTAGTAAAAGATTTTTTTGAATGTGAGTATAGAGGTAAGATTCAAGCCAAAGGCAAGGGCGAAGTAGATATGTATTTTCTTCTTCGCATAAAACCTGAGTATTCAGTTGATTCAGATGGACTTGTTCCCAATGGTAAGCTACGTTCCAATTCTGAAAATTCCAATGGGCATATTGCAATTCATTCACATTGA
- a CDS encoding adenylate/guanylate cyclase domain-containing protein, with the protein MNNLESLGSAKENKEEIIAVQEKIDVLNGELKRKNLEFSVIQILSNEIITSLDLDRIFQVAMQSLDEYFGFSHSLILLNDSEKSILTVSASHGYCGQGIGATVPIGQGVIGVVAKRRKLMRSSGMGYRKVYVQSVQKNMNLDQVSIPLPGLQNVGSQLAIPLVVKDNLIGVYAIESEEFNAFDSIDEQILMIVGNQIGSAISNARAYREIEDLKNNLEEKVHDRTKKLEEQTKETEKQKQEIQALNRLVKSLNEDINLDSIMEKVFRFLNQRYKIQYFSILGISEDGKSLDTLASKLPEFISPYTSNKIASMKYPITLEHGAQRHVLHLRKPFLIKNAENKKWRKFLTKEEIYIIENSQIFNVLFVPLIVNNTNVGVLNLSNSEDKMNLSQSDIDQISILGENLAGIVMNSKLFSEVEQEKAKADHLLLNILPHSIATELKETNQVKPQYITSSSVIFTDFVGFTEISEKLSPEDLIKELDGCFSQFDEISKRNNLEKLKTIGDAYMCAGGLPISNQTHPIDACLAALEFRSFMNQMGDIKKALGLPFWELRIGIHTGPVTAGVIGTNKFTYDIWGDTVNTASRMESSGEPGKVNISGTTFNLVKNLFLCDHRGKIQAKGKGEVDMYFLERIKSEFSADKDGLVPNEEFFQAIKQL; encoded by the coding sequence ATGAACAATCTCGAATCTCTGGGAAGTGCTAAGGAAAATAAAGAAGAGATTATTGCTGTTCAAGAAAAAATCGATGTACTGAACGGAGAGTTGAAAAGAAAGAATTTGGAATTCTCTGTGATTCAAATTCTTTCTAATGAGATCATTACAAGCTTGGACTTAGATCGTATCTTCCAAGTTGCGATGCAGAGCTTGGATGAATACTTTGGGTTCTCACATTCCTTGATTCTATTGAATGATTCAGAAAAGAGTATTTTAACTGTATCAGCGAGTCACGGTTATTGTGGACAAGGAATTGGAGCAACCGTCCCGATTGGGCAGGGTGTGATTGGTGTTGTTGCAAAACGAAGAAAGTTGATGCGTTCCAGTGGCATGGGGTATCGCAAGGTTTATGTTCAATCTGTCCAAAAGAATATGAATTTGGATCAAGTATCCATTCCACTTCCTGGTTTACAGAATGTTGGGAGTCAACTTGCGATTCCACTCGTAGTGAAGGATAACTTGATCGGTGTTTACGCAATTGAAAGTGAAGAGTTTAACGCTTTTGATTCTATCGACGAACAGATATTAATGATAGTTGGTAACCAAATTGGTTCAGCTATTAGCAATGCAAGAGCTTACCGAGAGATTGAAGATCTAAAAAATAATTTAGAAGAAAAAGTTCATGATCGAACCAAAAAATTAGAAGAACAAACTAAAGAAACCGAAAAGCAAAAACAAGAAATTCAAGCACTCAATCGATTGGTTAAGAGTTTGAATGAAGATATAAACTTGGATTCAATTATGGAAAAGGTTTTTCGATTTTTGAACCAGAGATACAAAATCCAATACTTTTCCATATTGGGAATCTCTGAAGATGGAAAATCTTTGGATACTTTAGCTTCAAAGCTTCCTGAATTTATCTCTCCTTACACGTCTAACAAAATCGCCAGCATGAAATACCCAATCACGCTTGAACATGGAGCACAACGTCATGTACTGCATCTTCGCAAACCCTTCTTAATTAAAAATGCAGAAAATAAAAAATGGAGGAAATTTCTTACAAAAGAAGAAATTTATATAATTGAAAATTCTCAAATATTTAACGTTCTTTTTGTACCATTGATTGTTAATAATACCAATGTTGGAGTTCTAAATCTTAGCAATTCGGAAGATAAAATGAATTTATCTCAATCTGACATTGACCAAATATCTATATTAGGTGAGAATCTTGCTGGGATTGTAATGAATTCTAAATTATTCTCTGAAGTAGAACAAGAAAAAGCAAAAGCAGACCATCTATTATTGAATATTCTTCCGCATTCGATTGCCACTGAACTAAAAGAAACCAATCAAGTAAAACCGCAATATATAACATCATCTTCTGTAATATTTACTGATTTTGTAGGATTTACAGAGATATCTGAGAAGCTTTCGCCTGAAGATCTCATCAAGGAATTGGATGGATGCTTTTCGCAATTCGACGAGATCTCCAAACGTAACAATCTAGAAAAATTGAAAACGATCGGAGATGCTTATATGTGTGCTGGCGGACTCCCAATCTCGAATCAAACTCATCCGATAGATGCTTGTTTGGCGGCACTTGAGTTCAGATCATTTATGAATCAAATGGGTGATATCAAAAAAGCCCTCGGTCTTCCATTTTGGGAGCTTCGAATTGGAATTCACACTGGACCCGTAACTGCCGGTGTAATTGGAACCAATAAATTCACTTATGATATCTGGGGAGACACTGTGAACACTGCAAGCCGAATGGAATCTTCTGGGGAACCAGGCAAGGTGAATATTTCTGGAACAACTTTTAATTTAGTCAAAAACTTATTTCTCTGTGATCATAGAGGAAAGATTCAAGCTAAAGGTAAGGGTGAAGTAGATATGTATTTTTTGGAAAGAATTAAGTCAGAATTCTCAGCAGACAAGGATGGACTAGTTCCGAATGAAGAATTCTTTCAAGCGATAAAACAATTGTGA